The nucleotide window TAAAGTTGCCTTCAGGGTGAATCGCCATAACTTTACTGACAACCGTTGCAACGACTTTACCACCACGGTCAATCTCGAGTTCGTCGCAGAGCACCTCGCCCTCAAGCAAGCCACATACCGTAATATGGTTTGCTTTCACCACCCCGTGCACATGGCCATTTTTGCCAATGGAGATATTATCAAGTGAGGATACATTACCCTCAAATGTACCATCAATATGCATCCGGCCGATGATACTCATATCAC belongs to Amphritea atlantica and includes:
- a CDS encoding polymer-forming cytoskeletal protein; the protein is MGFFTKNVPAKSGVANGSAITIIAEGNKFSGDMSIIGRMHIDGTFEGNVSSLDNISIGKNGHVHGVVKANHITVCGLLEGEVLCDELEIDRGGKVVATVVSKVMAIHPEGNFIGERRMKDMGVLEHAPQVESGIDAIDSLPDKVTIKAGKESV